Proteins encoded together in one Chryseobacterium sp. G0201 window:
- the coaD gene encoding pantetheine-phosphate adenylyltransferase yields MKIAVFPGSFDPITLGHYDIIERAAPLFDKLIIAIGQNSQKKYMFPLEKRMEFIQNSVAEFPNVEVDYFEGLTVDFCFEKNAQYILRGLRNPADFEFEKAIAHTNRTLAHKKLETVFLLTSSGKSFISSSIVREIINHSGEYELLVPEAVRVPKKVK; encoded by the coding sequence ATGAAAATTGCTGTTTTCCCGGGATCATTTGATCCTATCACTTTAGGACACTACGACATTATAGAAAGAGCGGCTCCGCTTTTTGATAAATTAATCATTGCCATAGGACAAAATTCTCAAAAGAAATACATGTTTCCGTTGGAAAAAAGAATGGAGTTCATCCAAAATTCTGTTGCTGAATTTCCAAACGTTGAAGTAGATTATTTTGAAGGCTTAACGGTTGACTTTTGCTTTGAAAAAAATGCTCAATACATTCTTCGAGGATTAAGAAATCCCGCAGATTTTGAATTTGAAAAAGCCATTGCTCATACCAACAGAACATTAGCTCATAAAAAATTAGAAACCGTTTTCTTATTAACCTCATCAGGAAAATCTTTCATCAGCAGCAGTATTGTGAGAGAAATTATCAATCACAGCGGCGAGTATGAATTGTTAGTTCCCGAAGCAGTTAGGGTTCCGAAAAAAGTAAAATAA
- a CDS encoding D-alanine--D-alanine ligase translates to MSKKTVAVVMGGYSDEYVVSLKSGQLIYDSLDRDLYDVYKVVILKDEWYFLGENDKKYAINKGDFSVTLNNNEQLKFDVCFNIIHGTPGENGILQAYWDAIGQTYTGCDFYQSALTFNKKDTLAVLSKYGIPSAKSVYLRKGEDINVDKIIDDLGLPVFVKPNQSGSSLGISKVKEKSELIAATEIAFKEDDEILIESFLDGMEVSVGVIDFKGETIVLGITEIVPQNEFFDYEAKYEGASEEITPARIDDETRIRVEEISKRAYDSLGMSGFSRSEFILMDGIPYMLEMNTNPGFSPASILPQQAKIYGISITDLCGNEVEKALNKIRN, encoded by the coding sequence ATGAGCAAAAAAACTGTTGCCGTAGTTATGGGAGGCTATTCCGACGAATATGTTGTTTCCCTGAAAAGCGGTCAATTAATATATGATTCTTTAGACAGAGATCTATATGATGTATATAAAGTAGTTATTCTTAAAGATGAGTGGTATTTTTTAGGTGAAAACGATAAAAAATATGCAATCAACAAAGGTGACTTCTCTGTGACATTAAATAATAATGAGCAACTAAAATTTGATGTCTGCTTTAATATTATCCATGGAACTCCAGGCGAAAATGGAATCTTACAGGCGTATTGGGATGCAATCGGGCAAACCTATACGGGTTGTGATTTTTACCAGAGCGCTTTAACATTTAATAAAAAAGATACTTTAGCAGTATTGTCTAAATACGGAATTCCTTCTGCAAAAAGTGTTTATTTAAGAAAAGGAGAAGATATTAATGTAGATAAGATTATTGATGATCTGGGACTTCCTGTTTTCGTTAAGCCTAATCAATCCGGTTCTTCTCTGGGAATTTCTAAAGTGAAAGAAAAGTCTGAATTAATTGCAGCGACAGAAATTGCTTTTAAAGAAGATGATGAAATTTTAATTGAAAGCTTCCTAGACGGAATGGAGGTTTCGGTAGGCGTTATTGATTTTAAAGGTGAAACTATCGTTTTAGGAATTACAGAAATTGTTCCTCAAAACGAATTTTTCGATTATGAAGCTAAATATGAAGGTGCTTCCGAAGAAATTACCCCTGCAAGAATCGATGATGAAACAAGAATCAGAGTAGAAGAAATTTCAAAAAGGGCTTATGATTCTCTTGGAATGAGTGGTTTTTCGCGCAGTGAGTTTATTTTGATGGACGGCATTCCTTATATGTTGGAAATGAATACGAATCCTGGATTTTCTCCCGCAAGCATTCTACCTCAACAGGCAAAAATTTATGGAATCTCTATCACAGATCTTTGTGGAAACGAAGTTGAAAAAGCTTTAAATAAAATTAGAAATTAG
- a CDS encoding PASTA domain-containing protein, producing MLKSLFNWKVLLNLLVAIAVFVGLVWLTFRWLEYHTKHGQETPVPNVVNKSVYEAVKILEDAGLEYSVDSATYDPKYRAFQVLKMSPFAGSRVKDGRAIELRVNPRTWAPVAIPDVINKYSGLAFQRITQVGLKVGDTIFEPSIQKDAIIRVLFKGNAVKPGTLIPRFSTIDVVVGSGPMRNISIPNVVGLTVKEARGVIARSMFEVGLVEHDDGSKDESDIIYYQDPASGDVRDQGMQMDLWASKKTPAELSAKIEQLNSIYRMKVDTSLPPVRYEEVPNYQSAPEPVPVAPAPVQRTEPVKTEPKPATTKPAASTTENKPKASASSNTNGGSNNKTPATSTQQPAQKPKAKKVVVE from the coding sequence ATGCTTAAATCACTTTTCAATTGGAAAGTTTTACTGAACTTATTAGTAGCCATCGCAGTTTTTGTTGGGTTGGTATGGCTTACGTTTCGTTGGTTAGAATACCATACGAAACATGGTCAGGAAACGCCGGTTCCAAATGTAGTCAATAAATCTGTATATGAAGCTGTTAAGATATTAGAAGACGCAGGTTTAGAATATTCTGTAGACAGTGCTACGTATGATCCTAAATATAGAGCTTTTCAGGTTCTTAAAATGTCTCCATTTGCAGGCTCTCGTGTAAAAGACGGAAGAGCTATTGAATTGAGAGTAAACCCTAGAACTTGGGCACCTGTTGCGATTCCTGATGTTATCAATAAATATTCAGGATTAGCCTTCCAAAGAATAACTCAGGTTGGATTAAAGGTTGGAGACACTATTTTTGAACCAAGTATCCAAAAAGATGCTATTATTCGAGTATTATTCAAAGGAAATGCAGTAAAACCGGGAACATTGATTCCTAGATTCTCAACGATTGATGTTGTAGTAGGTTCAGGACCTATGAGAAATATCTCAATACCAAATGTGGTAGGATTAACCGTGAAAGAAGCAAGAGGAGTTATTGCAAGAAGTATGTTTGAAGTTGGTCTTGTAGAACATGACGACGGAAGTAAAGACGAATCTGATATTATTTATTATCAGGATCCTGCTTCGGGAGATGTCAGGGATCAGGGAATGCAGATGGATCTCTGGGCGAGTAAGAAAACTCCGGCAGAATTAAGTGCTAAAATAGAACAGTTAAATTCGATATACCGTATGAAGGTTGATACATCATTACCTCCTGTACGTTACGAAGAAGTTCCGAATTATCAGTCTGCGCCTGAACCTGTACCTGTTGCTCCCGCACCTGTACAAAGAACGGAACCTGTAAAAACAGAACCTAAACCGGCAACAACAAAACCTGCCGCTTCCACAACTGAAAATAAACCAAAAGCTTCCGCAAGTTCTAATACGAATGGTGGAAGTAATAATAAAACACCAGCGACAAGTACGCAGCAACCCGCTCAAAAGCCGAAAGCTAAAAAAGTAGTCGTAGAATAA
- a CDS encoding RluA family pseudouridine synthase has translation MTEDNEDFIDEELLDSNSIDSIDIDEENSGLYEHLNITVDKKQEPLRIDKFLLIYRQNSSRNKISQTCRAGNVVVNGLPVKQNYRVKPGDQVSVLLAHPPRENYIIPQNIPINIVYEDDDLVVVDKDPGIVVHPGFGNWDETLVNALAYHFEQNNEKSDLDRVGLVHRIDKDTSGLLVIAKNEYALSFLAKQFFERKTKRLYWAFVWGNVKDDEGTITGHIGRHPKNRMQMHTYVDGSHGKHAVTHYKVLERFKYMTWVECKLETGRTHQIRAHFKHIGHTLFNDERYEGHTPLRGVNLPKYKQFIKNVFEVLPRHALHAHTLGFIHPTTKKELYFESPMPQDMTDAVKKWRNYLEN, from the coding sequence ATGACAGAAGATAACGAAGATTTTATAGATGAAGAATTATTAGATTCCAACAGTATTGATTCTATTGATATTGATGAGGAGAATAGCGGGTTGTATGAGCATCTTAATATCACTGTTGATAAAAAGCAAGAGCCATTAAGGATAGATAAGTTTCTATTAATTTATCGTCAGAATTCTTCACGAAATAAAATCTCACAAACCTGCAGAGCCGGAAATGTTGTTGTTAACGGATTACCCGTAAAACAAAACTATCGTGTAAAACCGGGAGATCAGGTCTCTGTGTTGTTAGCTCATCCTCCGAGAGAAAACTACATAATTCCTCAGAACATTCCTATTAATATTGTTTATGAAGATGATGATCTTGTGGTGGTAGATAAAGATCCGGGAATAGTCGTTCATCCCGGATTCGGAAACTGGGATGAAACTTTAGTAAATGCACTTGCCTATCATTTTGAACAAAATAATGAAAAGTCTGATCTCGACAGAGTAGGACTAGTTCATAGAATTGATAAAGATACTTCAGGATTATTGGTTATTGCTAAAAATGAGTATGCTTTAAGTTTCCTTGCCAAGCAGTTTTTTGAAAGAAAAACCAAAAGATTATACTGGGCTTTTGTATGGGGAAATGTGAAAGATGATGAAGGAACAATAACGGGACACATAGGAAGACATCCTAAAAATAGAATGCAAATGCATACCTATGTAGACGGAAGCCACGGAAAACACGCTGTAACCCATTATAAAGTCCTTGAAAGATTTAAGTATATGACTTGGGTGGAATGCAAATTAGAGACGGGAAGAACCCATCAGATAAGAGCACACTTCAAACATATCGGTCATACGCTGTTTAATGATGAAAGATATGAGGGGCATACACCGTTGAGAGGAGTTAACTTACCTAAGTATAAGCAGTTTATAAAAAACGTATTCGAAGTTTTGCCAAGACATGCGCTTCATGCCCATACTTTAGGATTTATACATCCAACTACGAAAAAGGAATTGTATTTTGAGAGCCCAATGCCTCAAGATATGACGGATGCCGTAAAAAAATGGAGAAATTATTTAGAAAACTAA
- a CDS encoding type IX secretion system membrane protein PorP/SprF: MRKLYAIVCLALLSNAYKAQETLPYYQQYLLDGEFLFNPAQYGKTDYVQLNLNYQQQFSKFSESPNVQSVGINANIFDRVGAGISVFRDSNGPISAGGITAGASYFIPLSSEGERKDQFSFGTSVSFYNMNFDYSKINTEDASDPLLQGSESNIFMAYANFGVAATYHNIFAGVSVNDIALTNDESIVNGREPSPIKFFLNLGYDWHFADNMYVTPSALINLNTNSTRTIDYNLIATFFNDINSFSFGVNYRSVQNRFDSQQLSISPIVKVRFNKFMIGASYNLGLSDIQEYGGNSFMIGLGYNFDNFINHRGYRY; this comes from the coding sequence ATGAGAAAACTATATGCTATCGTGTGTTTGGCTCTTTTGTCAAATGCATATAAAGCACAAGAAACATTACCATACTATCAACAATATCTTTTGGATGGTGAGTTCCTGTTCAACCCTGCACAATACGGTAAAACGGACTATGTTCAGCTTAATCTCAACTACCAACAACAATTTTCAAAGTTTAGCGAGTCTCCAAACGTACAGTCTGTGGGGATAAACGCTAATATCTTTGATAGAGTAGGAGCTGGTATTTCTGTTTTTAGAGATAGTAATGGACCTATCTCGGCTGGAGGTATTACAGCGGGTGCTTCATATTTCATTCCTCTTAGCAGTGAAGGAGAAAGAAAAGATCAATTCTCTTTCGGTACAAGCGTAAGCTTCTATAATATGAATTTTGATTACTCAAAGATTAACACAGAAGATGCTTCTGACCCTCTATTGCAGGGTAGCGAGAGTAATATCTTTATGGCTTATGCCAACTTTGGGGTAGCGGCTACTTATCACAATATCTTTGCGGGTGTTTCTGTAAACGATATCGCTTTAACGAATGACGAGTCTATCGTTAACGGTCGTGAGCCTTCTCCAATCAAATTCTTCTTAAACTTAGGATATGACTGGCATTTTGCAGACAATATGTATGTAACACCATCTGCATTAATCAACCTTAATACAAACTCTACAAGAACGATTGATTATAACTTAATAGCAACGTTCTTTAACGATATCAATTCGTTCTCTTTCGGGGTAAACTATAGATCTGTTCAGAATAGATTTGATAGCCAACAATTAAGTATCTCTCCAATTGTTAAGGTAAGATTTAACAAATTTATGATCGGAGCAAGTTACAACCTTGGATTATCTGATATTCAGGAATATGGAGGAAATAGCTTCATGATCGGTCTGGGTTATAACTTTGATAACTTCATTAATCACAGAGGTTATAGATATTAA
- the hemW gene encoding radical SAM family heme chaperone HemW: MIYIHIPFCKQKCSYCNFHFSTSLNFKDEMIAAMKKEIFLRKDELQNKNLHSLYFGGGTPSILSVDEINSMIDEVLKHFSFEKDIEITLEANPDDLDKNFLKGLSNSHINRLSIGTQSFFEEDLKLMNRAHNASEAESSIKRAQDFGFENLSIDLIYGSPTSNLAIWKENLNKTIALEVPHISSYALTVEPKTALENWISKGKVANPKEEEQNEEFYYLSDFLKDNGFDHYEVSNFAKPGFYSRHNSAYWKYKEYLGIGPSAHSYNGHDIRSWNIANNQQYIKKLNSNILAKETEILSQEDQFNEMIMIGLRTIWGVDLESLNNKFSNKILDTFQNDIKSKVSDGILVVEDNHLKIPEKHWFMADGIASDLFVV, translated from the coding sequence ATGATTTATATTCACATCCCGTTCTGTAAACAAAAATGCAGCTATTGCAATTTTCATTTTTCAACATCTTTGAATTTTAAGGATGAAATGATTGCTGCCATGAAGAAAGAAATCTTTTTACGAAAAGATGAACTGCAGAATAAAAACCTGCATTCCCTTTATTTTGGCGGTGGAACGCCTTCCATTCTCTCCGTTGATGAGATCAATTCTATGATCGATGAGGTTTTAAAACATTTCAGTTTTGAAAAAGATATTGAGATAACTTTGGAAGCCAACCCCGATGATTTAGATAAAAACTTTTTAAAAGGACTATCAAATTCTCATATTAATCGATTGTCGATAGGAACTCAAAGCTTCTTTGAAGAAGATTTGAAGTTAATGAACCGTGCACATAATGCCTCCGAAGCAGAAAGTTCTATCAAAAGAGCTCAGGATTTTGGCTTTGAAAATTTAAGTATTGATCTAATCTACGGTTCACCAACCTCCAATCTTGCCATCTGGAAGGAAAATTTAAACAAAACAATCGCTTTAGAAGTTCCTCATATTTCTTCTTATGCGCTAACAGTTGAGCCAAAAACAGCGTTGGAAAACTGGATCTCGAAAGGTAAAGTTGCTAATCCAAAGGAAGAAGAGCAGAATGAAGAGTTTTATTACCTCTCAGATTTCCTAAAAGACAACGGTTTTGATCATTATGAGGTGTCAAATTTTGCGAAACCAGGCTTTTATTCAAGACATAATTCTGCGTATTGGAAGTATAAAGAGTACTTGGGAATCGGTCCATCTGCACATTCTTACAACGGTCATGATATCAGAAGTTGGAATATTGCCAATAATCAACAATATATTAAGAAATTAAACTCAAATATTTTAGCTAAAGAAACAGAAATTTTGTCTCAGGAAGATCAATTTAATGAAATGATCATGATTGGTTTAAGAACAATTTGGGGTGTAGATCTTGAAAGTTTGAATAATAAATTCTCAAATAAGATTTTAGATACGTTTCAAAACGATATTAAATCTAAAGTTTCTGATGGTATTTTAGTAGTTGAAGACAATCATCTTAAGATTCCTGAAAAGCATTGGTTTATGGCAGATGGAATTGCTTCGGATTTGTTTGTAGTTTAG
- the murI gene encoding glutamate racemase, whose product MKTKKVNYSHLSAKQPIGIFDSGVGGLTVAKEIKRLLPNEDLIYFGDTKHLPYGEKSKEAIIEYSTKITNFLLAQNCKAIVIACNTATANALNEVMQSVAGKVPVIDVINPVAEKVSYEIHTNVGVIATKATVNSGLYKKSIRKHNKWIKVDELATPLLVPAIEEGFKNHPITHAIIYNYLSNSKLKNIETLILGCTHYPLLIDEIKQYYGNRVRVIDSPNIVASHLKIILDKYNLLNESNPKPNYHFYLSDLTKNFEKISKKFFGKTIDLELKVL is encoded by the coding sequence TTGAAAACTAAAAAAGTAAATTACTCGCATCTTTCAGCAAAACAGCCTATCGGAATTTTTGATAGCGGGGTTGGAGGATTAACGGTTGCTAAAGAAATAAAAAGGCTTCTTCCGAATGAAGATCTGATCTATTTCGGAGATACAAAACACCTTCCATATGGTGAAAAATCAAAGGAAGCGATCATCGAATATTCTACAAAGATCACCAACTTTTTGTTGGCTCAAAATTGCAAAGCGATTGTAATTGCCTGCAACACGGCGACGGCAAATGCTTTGAATGAAGTGATGCAGTCTGTTGCCGGAAAAGTTCCCGTAATTGATGTAATCAATCCTGTTGCAGAGAAAGTTTCATACGAAATTCATACTAACGTTGGAGTTATTGCTACAAAAGCAACCGTAAATTCTGGGTTATATAAAAAGAGCATCAGAAAGCATAATAAATGGATCAAAGTTGATGAATTAGCAACGCCTTTATTGGTTCCTGCGATTGAGGAAGGTTTTAAAAATCATCCGATTACACATGCAATTATTTACAATTATTTAAGTAACAGTAAATTAAAAAATATTGAGACATTGATCTTAGGATGTACCCATTATCCGTTGCTGATCGATGAAATCAAACAATATTACGGAAACCGAGTTCGTGTAATTGATTCCCCGAATATTGTTGCCAGTCATTTGAAGATCATTTTAGATAAATATAATTTGTTGAATGAGAGCAATCCAAAGCCAAATTATCATTTTTATCTATCGGATCTCACCAAAAACTTTGAGAAAATATCAAAAAAGTTCTTCGGAAAAACGATCGACTTAGAATTAAAAGTATTATAA
- a CDS encoding nitroreductase family protein: MNFLEKMKTRYTVKKYNPKGIISEEQVAQLKEILNLSPSSINSQPWNFVFVNNLEIKTELAEASYFNKEKIVDSSQLVVFQMIKNVKDFEEQIEENLPEGPINYYKSFVKPKGEEAIKSWLGHQVYLSLGVFLSACADMGIDSTPMEGIEPEKYDDILKNDKYETLFAVAIGKRAEDDSNQPKLNPKKRLQSEKIILEM, translated from the coding sequence ATGAATTTTTTAGAAAAAATGAAAACGAGGTATACTGTAAAAAAGTACAATCCTAAAGGAATAATTAGTGAAGAACAAGTAGCTCAATTGAAAGAAATACTGAATCTGAGCCCCTCCTCCATTAACAGCCAGCCATGGAATTTTGTGTTTGTAAATAATCTTGAAATTAAAACTGAATTGGCCGAAGCTTCTTATTTTAATAAAGAGAAAATTGTAGACAGCAGTCAATTGGTTGTGTTTCAAATGATCAAAAACGTTAAAGATTTTGAAGAACAGATTGAGGAAAATCTTCCCGAAGGTCCTATTAATTATTACAAAAGCTTTGTAAAACCAAAAGGTGAAGAAGCCATAAAATCATGGCTTGGACATCAGGTTTATCTGTCTCTGGGCGTTTTTCTTTCTGCCTGTGCTGATATGGGAATTGATTCTACCCCAATGGAAGGAATTGAACCAGAAAAGTATGATGATATTTTAAAAAATGATAAGTATGAAACGTTATTTGCTGTAGCTATCGGAAAAAGAGCTGAAGATGACAGCAATCAACCCAAATTAAATCCAAAGAAAAGATTACAAAGTGAAAAAATAATTTTGGAAATGTAA
- a CDS encoding winged helix-turn-helix transcriptional regulator has protein sequence MYKVDDKSYPCCTSVTMRFIGGKWKAVILFYLIDGAKRYNELRKLIPTITERTLSLQLKQLEEDNIIDRKVFTEKPPLMVEYSLTDFGKTLLPVLKEITKWGQDAVEISKKITKN, from the coding sequence ATGTATAAAGTAGATGACAAATCATATCCTTGCTGCACCAGCGTCACCATGCGATTTATAGGTGGAAAATGGAAAGCAGTAATTTTGTTTTATTTAATTGATGGAGCAAAAAGGTATAATGAATTGAGGAAATTAATTCCCACAATAACGGAAAGAACATTAAGTCTTCAATTAAAACAATTAGAAGAAGACAATATTATTGATAGAAAAGTTTTCACAGAAAAGCCACCTTTAATGGTAGAATATTCATTAACAGATTTCGGAAAAACATTGCTTCCAGTGTTAAAAGAAATTACAAAATGGGGGCAGGATGCGGTAGAAATTTCAAAAAAAATAACCAAGAATTAA
- a CDS encoding RsmD family RNA methyltransferase has product MYRIISGRWKAKKIAAPKNFDVRPTTDFAKEALFSIIENTYDMQSISVLDLFAGIGSITFEFASRGCKDVTSVEMNPKHTSFLNSTASELDMSVQVSVQRGDAFDWLKKFRNKKSFEIVFSDAPFEMEEKKYYELLSLVLNNKYLKENGVLIVEHQSRLKFDHPNFLETRKYGNVSFSFFKPNTAETVEIDNQEI; this is encoded by the coding sequence ATGTACAGAATAATATCCGGCCGATGGAAAGCCAAAAAAATAGCAGCTCCAAAGAATTTTGATGTAAGACCTACGACGGATTTTGCAAAGGAAGCTTTGTTCAGTATCATAGAAAACACGTATGATATGCAGTCGATCTCCGTGCTGGATCTTTTCGCAGGAATCGGGTCTATCACATTCGAATTTGCTTCAAGAGGCTGCAAAGACGTAACGTCTGTAGAAATGAATCCAAAACACACTTCATTCCTTAATTCTACTGCTTCAGAACTTGATATGTCTGTACAGGTGAGCGTTCAGAGAGGAGATGCTTTTGACTGGTTAAAAAAATTCAGAAATAAAAAATCTTTTGAGATCGTTTTTTCTGACGCGCCATTCGAGATGGAAGAAAAAAAATACTACGAACTGCTTTCTTTAGTATTAAATAACAAATATTTAAAAGAAAACGGTGTTCTGATTGTTGAACATCAAAGCAGACTGAAATTTGATCATCCCAACTTTTTAGAAACCAGAAAATACGGAAACGTGAGTTTCAGTTTTTTTAAACCGAATACTGCAGAAACAGTAGAAATAGATAACCAGGAAATTTAA
- a CDS encoding DUF3822 family protein translates to MNVLNLLFTKDGLIYQIAKNKSVLEEKSYFVTEETPENFIADQLDNILIKQRFDEIHVISSLNHFTLMPEGFSEHDAGFELIAFNAPVDKENEELMLSVNKKFKVQFYYTFPKNFYKKIKELAIPVHFNFSGEKFLNSINNKNNKEIHINLYHNQCEFFAIDNKKIILYNNLDVNSEVDFLYFVMFTLSKIGFGINETSFFAYGETTENETFISELQKFVKNLKIVFDNVPNKNFILN, encoded by the coding sequence ATGAACGTACTTAATTTACTTTTTACCAAAGACGGACTGATCTACCAAATAGCTAAGAATAAAAGCGTTTTGGAGGAAAAATCTTATTTTGTGACAGAAGAAACTCCGGAAAATTTTATTGCTGATCAACTGGATAATATTCTAATAAAACAAAGATTTGACGAAATTCATGTAATCTCGTCACTGAACCATTTTACTCTAATGCCTGAAGGATTTTCGGAGCATGATGCCGGATTTGAATTAATTGCCTTCAATGCTCCTGTGGATAAAGAAAATGAAGAACTGATGCTTTCTGTGAATAAAAAATTCAAGGTTCAGTTTTACTATACTTTTCCGAAAAATTTTTACAAGAAAATTAAAGAATTGGCGATTCCGGTTCATTTTAATTTTTCTGGAGAAAAGTTTTTAAATTCAATCAACAATAAAAATAACAAAGAAATTCACATTAATTTGTATCATAATCAGTGTGAGTTTTTTGCCATTGACAATAAAAAAATCATCTTATACAATAATCTGGATGTAAATTCGGAGGTAGATTTTCTTTATTTTGTAATGTTTACGTTAAGTAAAATAGGTTTTGGAATTAATGAAACCAGTTTTTTTGCTTACGGAGAAACTACTGAAAATGAAACCTTTATTTCAGAATTACAAAAATTTGTAAAGAATCTAAAAATTGTATTTGATAATGTTCCTAATAAGAATTTCATTTTGAATTAG
- a CDS encoding Smr/MutS family protein produces the protein MKIGDKVSVVDEDLSGIVTSVHGKTVVFKDEYGFTYQYPQEKLVPKNADLYENIKVVRKPEPKKVVSKKHQNNALILDLHFHNLVKNPNDYDGFERLFIQKEKLLETIAFCRKNNLKRLEIVHGIGDGVLQRMVFDVLESQSNLDFYNKDILHHQSGAVMVEFH, from the coding sequence ATGAAGATAGGTGATAAAGTTTCTGTGGTAGACGAAGATTTAAGCGGAATTGTGACTTCCGTTCACGGAAAAACTGTGGTTTTTAAAGACGAATATGGATTTACCTATCAATATCCACAAGAGAAATTGGTTCCTAAAAATGCTGATCTTTATGAAAATATTAAAGTTGTAAGAAAACCCGAACCCAAAAAGGTTGTTTCAAAAAAACATCAAAATAATGCTTTGATTTTAGACTTACATTTTCATAATTTAGTTAAAAATCCTAATGATTATGACGGTTTTGAAAGACTCTTCATTCAAAAAGAAAAGTTATTGGAAACCATTGCATTTTGCAGGAAAAATAATTTAAAAAGGCTGGAAATCGTTCACGGAATTGGCGATGGTGTTCTGCAAAGAATGGTTTTCGATGTGTTGGAAAGCCAAAGTAATCTCGATTTTTACAATAAAGACATACTTCATCATCAATCAGGTGCGGTAATGGTAGAATTTCACTAA
- a CDS encoding metallophosphoesterase family protein has translation MTKILLLSDSHSYIDDRILEYARQADEIWHCGDFGSFEIIEELEKIKPLKGVYGNIDNAKIRSEFPEVNRFFCESLEVLMIHIGGYPGKYTPLTKEEIAEKAPKLFISGHSHILKAMYDKKNDLLHLNPGACGKQGWHKMRTMMRFVVDGEEIKDLEVIELGPKI, from the coding sequence ATGACCAAGATCCTCCTCCTTTCCGACTCCCATTCCTATATTGATGACCGAATTTTAGAATATGCCCGACAAGCTGATGAAATTTGGCATTGCGGAGATTTTGGAAGCTTCGAGATTATTGAAGAATTAGAAAAAATTAAACCATTAAAAGGCGTTTACGGAAATATTGACAATGCTAAAATCCGTTCTGAATTTCCTGAAGTAAACCGATTTTTTTGTGAAAGTCTGGAAGTTTTAATGATTCATATCGGAGGTTATCCCGGAAAATACACCCCTTTAACAAAAGAAGAAATTGCTGAAAAAGCTCCGAAATTATTTATTTCAGGGCATTCTCATATCTTAAAGGCGATGTATGACAAAAAAAACGATCTTCTTCATCTTAATCCCGGAGCTTGCGGAAAACAAGGTTGGCATAAAATGAGAACAATGATGCGTTTTGTGGTTGATGGTGAAGAAATAAAAGATCTTGAGGTTATTGAATTAGGTCCAAAAATTTGA